A region from the Flavobacteriales bacterium genome encodes:
- a CDS encoding SUF system Fe-S cluster assembly protein, giving the protein MTPEEKKQLEESIINALKAIYDPEIPVDIYELGLIYDVVIHDDASVYIKMTLTSPACPVAGTLPGEVEQKVASVQRVTSAKVEITFEPAWDRTMMSEAAQLELGFM; this is encoded by the coding sequence ATGACGCCCGAGGAGAAGAAACAACTGGAGGAGAGCATCATCAATGCCCTCAAGGCGATCTATGACCCGGAGATCCCCGTGGACATCTACGAGCTGGGGCTGATCTACGACGTAGTGATCCACGACGATGCCAGCGTGTACATCAAGATGACCCTGACCAGTCCAGCATGTCCCGTGGCGGGAACCTTGCCCGGCGAAGTGGAGCAGAAGGTGGCCAGTGTGCAGCGCGTGACAAGTGCCAAGGTGGAGATCACCTTCGAGCCGGCGTGGGACAGGACTATGATGAGCGAGGCGGCGCAGTTGGAATTGGGCTTCATGTGA
- a CDS encoding SufE family protein: MTLAQTQQELVSEFAMFTDWQDRYEHLIELGKDLPLIAPEHKTDDNLVRGCQSRVWLNAELKNDLVHFTADSDAMITKGIVALLVRVYNDRTPQEILGVSTEFIDQIGLRAHLSPNRANGLSAMIDQMKRYALAFSSASHKEG, encoded by the coding sequence ATGACATTGGCCCAAACCCAACAAGAGCTCGTCTCCGAGTTCGCCATGTTCACGGACTGGCAGGACCGTTATGAGCACCTGATCGAGCTGGGCAAGGACCTGCCGTTGATCGCTCCGGAGCACAAGACCGATGACAACCTGGTGCGCGGCTGCCAATCGCGTGTGTGGCTCAACGCCGAACTGAAGAACGACCTCGTGCATTTCACCGCCGATAGCGATGCGATGATCACCAAGGGCATCGTGGCCTTGTTGGTGCGCGTATACAACGACCGCACGCCGCAGGAGATCCTCGGCGTTTCCACGGAGTTCATCGATCAGATCGGTCTGCGCGCGCACCTGAGCCCGAACCGGGCCAATGGATTGAGCGCGATGATCGATCAGATGAAACGCTACGCGCTGGCCTTCTCTTCTGCCTCACACAAGGAAGGATGA
- a CDS encoding cysteine desulfurase — protein MNTRVTPAIIKAFDVQEIRAQFPILKELVHGKPLVYFDNAATSQKPRRVIKAESTYYATINANVHRGVHTLSTKATEAQEAARETIRRHIKAKHAHEVIFTSGTTAGINLAATSLGQLLLKKGDEVVISGMEHHSNIVPWQLACERHGATLKVIPITDSGEWELEPQRRKDEKGNADGLFNKRTRLLAISHVSNTLGTINPVKKLIARAKKQGIITVVDGAQAIAHLNVDVQDLGCDLYAFSGHKAYGPTGTGVLYGREELLTEMPPWQGGGEMIDTVTFEKTTYAKLPFKFEAGTPHIAGIIGLGEAIRWMEDYDKTAMAAHEHMLLEHATTELLTIDGLRIIGTPKEKVGVISFVIDGVHHYDLGTLLDQQGIAVRTGHHCTQPLMDRFGVSGTTRASFACFNTVEEVEVMVAATKKAVKMLR, from the coding sequence ATGAACACGCGTGTGACACCGGCCATAATAAAGGCGTTCGACGTCCAAGAGATCCGCGCGCAGTTCCCGATCCTGAAGGAGCTGGTGCACGGCAAACCGCTGGTGTACTTCGACAACGCCGCCACCAGCCAGAAGCCGCGTCGTGTGATCAAGGCCGAGAGCACCTACTACGCCACGATCAACGCCAACGTGCACCGTGGCGTTCACACGCTCAGCACGAAGGCCACCGAGGCGCAGGAGGCCGCGCGTGAGACCATCCGCAGGCATATCAAGGCGAAGCATGCGCACGAGGTCATCTTCACCAGCGGCACCACAGCAGGCATCAACCTCGCTGCGACCAGTCTTGGTCAGCTGCTGCTGAAGAAAGGTGACGAGGTGGTGATCAGCGGCATGGAGCACCACAGCAACATCGTGCCTTGGCAACTGGCCTGCGAGCGGCACGGCGCCACGCTGAAAGTGATCCCGATCACGGACAGCGGGGAGTGGGAATTGGAACCGCAAAGACGCAAAGACGAAAAGGGCAACGCTGATGGGTTATTCAATAAGCGGACACGGCTATTGGCGATCAGCCATGTGAGCAACACGCTCGGCACGATCAACCCGGTGAAGAAGTTGATCGCGCGGGCGAAGAAGCAGGGTATCATCACCGTGGTGGATGGCGCACAGGCCATTGCCCACCTCAACGTCGATGTTCAAGACCTCGGTTGCGACCTGTACGCCTTCAGTGGGCACAAGGCCTACGGTCCTACGGGCACCGGCGTGCTGTACGGCCGCGAGGAGCTGCTTACCGAGATGCCCCCCTGGCAGGGCGGCGGCGAGATGATCGACACGGTCACCTTCGAGAAGACCACCTACGCCAAGCTGCCTTTCAAGTTCGAGGCCGGCACGCCGCACATCGCGGGCATCATCGGGCTGGGCGAAGCCATCCGCTGGATGGAGGACTATGACAAGACCGCCATGGCCGCGCACGAGCACATGCTGCTGGAGCACGCCACCACCGAGCTGCTCACCATCGATGGCCTGCGCATCATCGGCACGCCGAAAGAGAAGGTGGGTGTGATCAGCTTCGTGATAGACGGCGTACACCACTACGACCTCGGCACCCTGCTCGACCAGCAAGGCATCGCTGTGCGCACGGGCCACCACTGCACGCAGCCACTGATGGACCGCTTCGGCGTGAGCGGGACTACGCGCGCGAGCTTCGCGTGCTTCAATACGGTGGAGGAGGTGGAGGTGATGGTGGCGGCGACCAAAAAGGCGGTGAAGATGTTGCGATGA
- the sufD gene encoding Fe-S cluster assembly protein SufD, with the protein MIRKSDDQMMTTATATDPKAGVLPLLDGSAWPGAADALAQVHALPIPTIRTEAWKYTRVGKLFKDPYTAAKGDVAVTLPARLPFGTTRVVFVNGYFRADLSDDLKSEKGIVIDSLKHHLSHGPVKAHYGQVAPIGDRLFTAMNTAAPTDGLIILATKGAKTSKPIHVLHITTDGGLLIQPRDLFMLQEGAMVEVIEEHVTLLDRARSDNSMERSPTVVTPSNGEAVLRKSCNDGAVEGLATTLVNAVRESFVGEGANLTIHLLLNEANGPAHIGLDAVTIGSKGRFSIDTTTLNGSLVRNEVSVALAGLEAHVELNGVYVLNGTTHCDNHTYIGHDVPDCTSDELYKGIIAGKGTGVFNGKVYVKQDAQRTRAYQSNANILQGDDARVFTKPELEIYADDVKCSHGCTIGRLDEKGLFYLRSRGVSEAEARRMLSHAFMTDVLDRITNEDWRKHLAGLIDAKLETL; encoded by the coding sequence ATGATCAGAAAATCAGACGATCAGATGATGACCACAGCAACCGCCACGGATCCGAAAGCGGGCGTGCTGCCCTTGCTCGACGGCTCGGCTTGGCCCGGTGCCGCTGATGCCCTTGCGCAAGTACATGCGTTGCCCATCCCCACGATCAGGACCGAGGCGTGGAAATACACGCGTGTCGGCAAGCTGTTCAAGGATCCGTACACGGCAGCCAAAGGCGATGTCGCTGTCACGTTGCCCGCACGTCTGCCTTTCGGCACCACCCGCGTCGTCTTCGTCAACGGCTACTTCCGCGCCGACTTGAGCGATGACCTGAAGTCGGAGAAGGGCATCGTCATCGATAGCCTGAAGCACCACCTGTCGCACGGCCCGGTGAAAGCCCATTACGGACAGGTCGCGCCGATCGGCGATCGTCTGTTCACGGCGATGAACACTGCGGCCCCCACCGATGGCCTGATCATCCTCGCCACCAAGGGCGCGAAGACGAGCAAGCCGATCCATGTACTTCACATCACCACCGATGGCGGGCTGTTGATCCAGCCCCGCGACCTGTTCATGCTGCAAGAGGGCGCGATGGTGGAAGTCATTGAAGAGCATGTAACGCTCCTCGACCGCGCTCGGAGTGACAATTCAATGGAGCGATCTCCAACCGTTGTCACCCCGAGCAACGGCGAAGCGGTACTGCGCAAGTCGTGCAACGACGGAGCAGTCGAGGGGCTTGCAACGACTCTTGTCAATGCTGTACGCGAATCCTTCGTGGGCGAAGGCGCGAACCTCACGATCCACCTTCTTCTGAACGAAGCGAATGGTCCCGCGCACATCGGTCTGGATGCCGTGACGATCGGCTCGAAAGGCCGCTTCAGCATCGACACGACCACGCTGAACGGATCACTGGTGCGCAATGAAGTGAGTGTGGCCCTTGCCGGTCTTGAGGCACATGTGGAACTGAACGGCGTGTATGTACTCAACGGCACCACGCACTGCGACAACCACACCTACATCGGCCACGACGTGCCGGATTGCACGAGCGATGAGCTCTACAAGGGCATCATCGCAGGTAAAGGCACGGGCGTGTTCAACGGTAAGGTGTACGTGAAGCAGGACGCGCAGCGCACGCGCGCCTACCAGAGCAACGCGAACATCCTGCAAGGCGATGACGCGCGCGTCTTCACCAAACCCGAACTGGAGATCTATGCCGACGATGTCAAGTGCAGCCACGGTTGCACCATCGGCCGCCTGGACGAGAAGGGATTGTTCTACTTGCGTTCACGCGGCGTGAGCGAGGCCGAAGCGCGGCGTATGCTCTCCCATGCGTTCATGACCGATGTGCTGGACCGCATCACGAACGAAGACTGGCGGAAGCACCTCGCGGGTTTGATCGACGCGAAACTTGAGACACTCTGA
- the sufC gene encoding Fe-S cluster assembly ATPase SufC, translated as MLKIQNLSARIEGKEILKGLNLEVKAGEVHAIMGPNGSGKSTLANVLAGREEYEVTEGTVTYQGADLLELSPEERAWKGIFLAFQYPVEIPGVSNMNFLRTAMNETRKANGLAELGGKDFLTLVRERAKLVEMDADPANAGDKSLLHRHLNVGFSGGEKKRNEIFQMAMLEPKLGILDETDSGLDIDALRIVAGGVNKLRTKNNAFIVVTHYQRLLDYIIPDFVHVMADGRIIKSGPKELALELEEKGYDWVKEHA; from the coding sequence ATGCTGAAAATTCAAAACCTGTCCGCCCGAATAGAAGGGAAGGAAATCCTGAAAGGACTGAACTTGGAAGTGAAGGCTGGTGAAGTCCACGCCATCATGGGACCTAATGGTTCTGGAAAGAGCACCTTGGCGAACGTCCTCGCCGGCCGAGAAGAATATGAGGTGACCGAAGGAACGGTAACCTACCAAGGCGCCGACCTGCTCGAACTATCGCCCGAAGAGCGCGCCTGGAAAGGCATCTTCCTCGCCTTCCAATACCCGGTGGAGATCCCGGGCGTGAGCAACATGAACTTCCTGCGCACCGCCATGAACGAGACCCGCAAGGCCAACGGTCTCGCGGAACTCGGTGGCAAGGATTTCCTCACGCTGGTCCGCGAACGCGCCAAGCTGGTGGAAATGGACGCCGATCCCGCAAATGCGGGAGACAAGTCCCTGCTTCACCGCCACCTGAATGTGGGCTTCAGCGGCGGCGAGAAGAAGCGCAACGAGATCTTCCAGATGGCGATGCTCGAACCCAAGCTGGGCATCCTCGACGAGACCGACAGCGGCCTGGACATCGACGCGCTGCGCATCGTGGCCGGCGGCGTGAACAAGCTGCGCACGAAGAACAACGCCTTCATCGTGGTGACGCACTACCAGCGCTTGCTGGACTACATCATCCCTGACTTCGTACACGTGATGGCCGATGGCCGCATCATCAAGAGTGGCCCGAAGGAATTGGCGCTGGAACTGGAAGAGAAAGGCTACGACTGGGTGAAGGAACACGCGTGA
- a CDS encoding RNA polymerase sigma factor, translated as MTVEDYNRCVDMHSDGVYRFALKHLRDKDTAKDVVQESFARLWTKLEEVDASKAKSYLFTTAHHTLVDTVRKGQRSTRMEEHHDDLRSTHQSNPDLKAILDTALATLPDVQRSVVLLRDLEGYAYEEIAEITGLNLPQVKVYIYRGRTALKEYIGKLELVL; from the coding sequence ATGACCGTTGAGGACTATAACCGCTGCGTGGACATGCACAGTGACGGGGTTTACCGCTTCGCCTTGAAGCACTTGCGCGATAAGGATACCGCCAAGGATGTGGTGCAGGAGAGCTTTGCCCGGCTCTGGACCAAGCTCGAGGAGGTGGATGCCTCCAAGGCCAAGAGCTACCTCTTCACCACAGCGCACCACACCTTGGTGGATACCGTGCGCAAAGGGCAGCGCAGCACTCGCATGGAAGAGCACCATGACGATCTACGCAGCACCCACCAGAGCAACCCCGACCTGAAGGCCATACTGGACACAGCACTGGCCACCCTGCCCGATGTGCAGCGCAGCGTTGTGCTACTGCGCGACCTGGAGGGTTATGCCTACGAAGAGATCGCGGAGATCACAGGCCTGAACTTGCCCCAGGTGAAGGTGTACATCTATCGGGGGCGCACCGCATTGAAGGAATACATCGGCAAACTCGAACTCGTGCTTTGA
- a CDS encoding bifunctional 3-deoxy-7-phosphoheptulonate synthase/chorismate mutase type II, with protein sequence MANGQQLHTLPFDQWGLGFQRPLFIAGPCSAESREQVLDTAQGIAHHAPQVKVLRAGVWKPRTQPGHFEGAGEKALAWLVEARETTGLKLMVEVATAEHVEACLKAGIDMLWIGARTTPNPFSVQEIADALNGRDVPVFVKNPINPDLHLWIGALERLGRAGLTRLAAVHRGFNWFERTSYRNSPMWEFPIRLKARFPELELVCDPSHISGTTQHIAQLAQQALDLNFSGLMIEAHSDPATALSDAQQQLTPQRLGALLADLIVREQHPGQSSDRLQELRDLIDQLDEEIAQKLGSRMDIAERIGEWKADHNVAIVQPERWERIMQRQLRLAGPLGLSRTFIEDLMNAIHKESIRRQTEVLEGRQGSMAGSHGDRGEVTRG encoded by the coding sequence ATGGCCAACGGTCAACAGTTGCACACTCTTCCGTTCGACCAATGGGGGCTGGGTTTCCAGCGGCCTTTGTTCATCGCCGGGCCGTGCAGCGCGGAGAGCAGAGAGCAAGTCCTGGACACTGCCCAGGGGATCGCACACCACGCCCCACAGGTGAAAGTGCTGCGCGCCGGTGTATGGAAGCCGCGCACCCAACCCGGGCATTTCGAAGGCGCCGGCGAGAAGGCATTGGCTTGGCTGGTGGAAGCAAGAGAGACCACCGGTCTGAAGTTGATGGTGGAGGTAGCTACGGCCGAGCATGTGGAAGCCTGCCTCAAGGCTGGGATCGACATGCTTTGGATCGGCGCACGAACCACGCCCAACCCTTTCAGTGTCCAGGAGATCGCGGATGCGTTGAACGGTAGGGATGTGCCGGTTTTCGTGAAGAACCCCATCAACCCCGACCTGCATCTTTGGATAGGGGCGCTGGAACGCCTGGGCCGTGCGGGCCTCACGCGGTTGGCCGCCGTGCACCGGGGCTTCAACTGGTTCGAGCGCACCAGCTACCGCAACAGCCCCATGTGGGAGTTCCCCATCCGGCTGAAGGCACGCTTCCCCGAACTGGAACTGGTGTGCGATCCCAGCCACATCAGCGGTACCACACAGCACATTGCCCAGCTGGCGCAGCAGGCACTGGACCTCAACTTCAGCGGGTTGATGATCGAAGCCCACAGCGACCCTGCGACCGCCCTGAGCGACGCCCAGCAGCAGCTCACCCCGCAACGCCTAGGGGCACTTCTGGCCGACTTGATCGTCCGGGAGCAACACCCTGGTCAGAGCAGCGATCGCTTGCAGGAGCTGCGGGACCTCATCGACCAGCTGGACGAGGAGATCGCGCAGAAGCTGGGCTCGCGGATGGACATTGCCGAGCGGATCGGCGAGTGGAAGGCCGACCATAACGTGGCTATTGTGCAACCGGAGCGCTGGGAGCGCATCATGCAACGGCAGCTCCGTCTGGCGGGGCCCCTGGGGTTGTCGCGCACCTTCATCGAAGACCTGATGAACGCCATCCACAAGGAGAGCATCCGGCGGCAGACGGAAGTCTTGGAGGGCCGCCAAGGCTCCATGGCAGGATCCCACGGCGATCGTGGAGAAGTCACCCGGGGCTGA
- a CDS encoding VCBS repeat-containing protein, with product MLNRYLLPSVFVALPVIVQAQATFTNTSTLLNTPTHTGGNTGVADFNGDGLDDILILDESKNVVIEFQRADGSFDRVEYGAVSTASQWGWALGDTDNDGILDVFCGGSYDGVHHMKIDGVTGTVTDLNNGSIFMQCANMADMNNDGWLDAFACHDDGAPRQWYNDGIGTLDNYTGIDFTTNPVSDMSGNYGNTFTDFDNDGDIDFYITKCRQFISDPNDPRRWNRLFVNDGNGNYTDQATAYGLFNNGQNWASDFGDIDNDGDLDVVTVDYSDQMYLYENDGTGHFTEITAGSGLEVPSNFFQVTMRDFDNDGFLDIMMSGWDNAYFKGNGDGTFTEENNKFPASKTMHTHAVGDLNNDGFVDVFAGYGDGYVDPDMNFADRIWMNDGNANHWFGVRLRGTVSNRSAVGARTWLYGPWGVQTREVRAGESYGIVNSFAANFGLGSSAQIDSLVVTWPAGGRQVFTGLNADEYVSVVEGECMAPFASITGPTVVCPGQSIDLTVSSGNGYTWSTGSTAQTITVNAAGIYSVTVDNGNGCTSWTSYVVLENPDETPEVSLSGTAEFCDGESLTLTSSSASGYTWSNGQTTQSIVVTSSGNYSVTVPSSCGTSTSSIVAVNVLSIPAAPTANDVFLPAPGTATLNATGGNVSWYDAAVGGNTVGTGNSWTTPFLNSSTTYWCSDMNGSGDPAAFGGETDRDGTNGQYLNNNNNYLIFDATQDFILVSVKVYAQGAANRVIEALDENGNIIAQGSFAVPDGESRVELNFAIPAGTDHSLRCGTGNPQLWRDGLNSNPTYPYQLGTFGAITSSSASGGNALEYYYYFYDWEVADNAASCESQRTEVLVDVASSVGEVAGGATITAWPNPANDQVSVSFPSGSSEVRITLSDLSGRVVLGTQLDAKALAAGLATIDLNGLAAGTYNLALAGGVNAVQRIVLR from the coding sequence ATGCTGAATCGCTACCTCCTTCCCTCCGTGTTCGTCGCCCTGCCCGTCATCGTTCAGGCGCAAGCGACGTTCACCAACACATCCACCCTGCTGAACACGCCCACCCACACCGGGGGCAACACCGGTGTGGCCGACTTCAACGGAGATGGGCTGGATGATATCCTGATCCTTGACGAAAGCAAGAATGTGGTCATTGAGTTCCAGCGCGCAGATGGCTCGTTCGACCGCGTGGAGTACGGCGCCGTAAGCACTGCATCGCAATGGGGCTGGGCACTGGGCGATACCGACAATGATGGTATACTGGACGTGTTCTGCGGCGGCAGCTACGACGGTGTGCACCACATGAAGATCGATGGTGTCACGGGCACTGTTACCGACCTGAACAACGGCAGCATCTTCATGCAATGCGCCAACATGGCCGACATGAACAACGATGGCTGGCTCGATGCCTTCGCTTGCCACGACGACGGTGCGCCGCGCCAATGGTACAACGACGGCATCGGCACCCTGGACAACTACACGGGCATTGATTTCACCACGAACCCGGTGAGCGATATGAGCGGGAACTACGGCAACACGTTCACCGACTTCGACAACGACGGCGACATCGACTTCTACATCACCAAGTGCCGTCAGTTCATCAGCGACCCGAACGATCCGCGCCGTTGGAACCGCCTCTTCGTGAACGACGGCAACGGCAACTACACCGACCAAGCCACTGCCTACGGGCTCTTCAACAATGGGCAGAACTGGGCCAGCGACTTCGGCGACATTGACAACGACGGCGATCTTGATGTGGTGACCGTTGACTACAGCGACCAGATGTACCTCTACGAAAACGATGGCACCGGCCACTTCACGGAGATCACTGCGGGCAGCGGGCTCGAGGTTCCCTCGAACTTCTTCCAGGTGACCATGCGCGATTTCGACAACGATGGTTTCTTGGACATCATGATGTCCGGCTGGGACAACGCCTACTTCAAAGGGAACGGCGACGGTACCTTCACGGAAGAGAACAACAAGTTCCCGGCTTCGAAGACCATGCACACACACGCCGTGGGCGACCTGAACAACGACGGTTTCGTGGACGTGTTCGCCGGTTACGGCGATGGCTACGTGGACCCCGACATGAATTTCGCCGACCGCATCTGGATGAACGATGGCAACGCCAACCATTGGTTCGGCGTGCGTTTGCGCGGTACGGTGAGCAACCGCAGCGCCGTGGGGGCGCGCACTTGGCTGTACGGTCCGTGGGGCGTTCAAACCCGCGAGGTGCGTGCCGGCGAGAGCTATGGCATCGTGAACAGTTTCGCGGCCAACTTCGGGCTCGGCAGCAGCGCGCAGATCGACTCCTTGGTCGTGACCTGGCCTGCAGGCGGCCGCCAAGTGTTCACCGGCCTCAACGCCGATGAGTACGTGAGCGTTGTGGAGGGTGAATGCATGGCACCCTTCGCGAGCATCACCGGACCGACCGTGGTCTGCCCGGGACAATCCATCGACCTGACCGTAAGCAGCGGCAACGGCTATACCTGGAGCACCGGTAGCACCGCTCAGACCATCACCGTGAACGCCGCCGGCATCTATTCCGTGACCGTGGACAATGGCAACGGCTGCACATCGTGGACCAGTTACGTAGTGCTCGAGAACCCGGATGAGACCCCTGAAGTTTCGTTGTCCGGCACCGCCGAATTCTGCGATGGTGAAAGCCTGACGCTCACATCAAGCAGCGCGAGCGGGTACACATGGAGCAATGGTCAAACGACGCAAAGCATTGTGGTGACCTCTTCGGGCAACTACAGCGTCACGGTGCCTTCCTCTTGCGGCACCTCTACTTCCAGTATTGTTGCGGTCAACGTGCTCAGCATCCCCGCAGCACCCACGGCCAACGATGTGTTCCTGCCTGCCCCGGGCACGGCCACGCTGAACGCCACCGGCGGGAACGTGTCGTGGTACGATGCAGCAGTTGGTGGAAACACGGTCGGCACAGGAAACAGCTGGACCACCCCTTTCCTGAACAGCAGCACTACCTACTGGTGCTCGGACATGAACGGCAGCGGCGATCCCGCGGCCTTCGGCGGTGAGACCGACCGTGATGGCACCAACGGTCAATACCTGAACAACAACAACAACTACCTGATCTTCGATGCCACGCAGGATTTCATCCTGGTGAGCGTTAAGGTGTATGCACAAGGTGCTGCAAACCGCGTCATAGAAGCGTTGGACGAGAACGGCAACATCATTGCGCAGGGCTCCTTCGCTGTGCCCGACGGCGAAAGCAGAGTGGAATTGAACTTCGCTATTCCGGCCGGTACTGACCACAGCCTCCGCTGCGGAACGGGCAACCCGCAGTTGTGGCGTGATGGGTTGAACAGCAACCCGACCTATCCCTACCAGTTGGGCACCTTTGGCGCCATCACCTCCAGCAGCGCAAGTGGTGGCAATGCTCTGGAGTACTACTACTACTTCTACGATTGGGAAGTGGCCGACAATGCAGCTAGTTGCGAGAGCCAGCGTACCGAGGTGCTGGTGGATGTGGCCAGCAGTGTGGGCGAGGTTGCAGGCGGCGCCACGATCACCGCTTGGCCCAATCCCGCGAACGATCAAGTGAGCGTGTCGTTCCCAAGCGGCTCCAGTGAGGTGCGGATCACCCTCAGCGACCTGAGCGGGCGTGTGGTGCTGGGCACCCAGCTCGATGCGAAGGCTCTGGCTGCTGGTTTGGCGACCATCGACTTGAACGGCCTCGCAGCCGGGACCTACAACCTGGCACTGGCAGGGGGTGTGAACGCCGTGCAGCGCATCGTGTTGCGCTGA